The Pigmentiphaga aceris DNA segment AAGATGAAACGCATGGTCTGCGTATAGGTGAAGCCAAGCGAACGCGCCGCCTGCGACTGCCCGGACGACACGCTGCGCAAGCCGCTGCGCAGGTCTTCCGACATGTAGGCGGCGGCGTATAAGGTCAGCGCAATCGCGGCCATCAGGAATTCGCCGTCGTTGCGGTTGATCCAGCGTTGCCAGTCTCGGGGCAGCAACTGCGGCACGCCGAAGTACCAGACAAAAATCTGCACCAGGCCGGGCACGTTGCGGTGGTATTCAACGAACAGCGCGATCACGCCTTGAGCAATCTTGCTTGAGGTTGCACGGATCGCAGTCAGCAGCGAAGCGACCACAAGCGCGGCCACCCAGCTGACGGCGAACAGCTTGGCGGTGATGCCAAGCCCGTGCAGCAGCAAGGCAAAGTAGCCAGGCCGCGCGAGGAGGAGATCTTCCATGGGGGAATCGACCGACCGGCAGGCCACAAGCCCGCCCGGCCGGTCAGCAACTCAAAGACTTATTTGGCGAAGGTGGCGATCGGGGTCAGCTTCTTTTCGCGTGCGAAAGCGAAGCGAGTCTCCGGGCCGTACCACTTGACCCACAGCTTGTCGATGTCGCCGCTGGCTTCCAGTTCTTCCAGCGCCTTGTTGACCGCGCCCAACATGGCCGGCTCGCCCTTTTTCACGCCGAGTGCCGACGGTTCCCAGGCCAGCGCGTCGTTGATGTACACGCCTTCACCCTTGGTTTCGGCCAGGTAGCGCAGGCCAGCGGTGTGCGAGGTCACGAAGCCATCGACCTTGTCCTGCATGAACGCCAGGAAGGCGGCCGGGCCGTCTTGATAGGTCAGCACTTCGGACTTGGTCAGCACTTGGCGTGCGTAGATTTCCGGAGTGGACGTCTTCACGGCGCTGACGCGCTTGCCAGCCAGGGCGGCGAAGCTGTCGAGCTTGTCGGCCTTGCGGACCAGCACGCGCATCGGCACCTGATAGTGCGCAGCGGTGAAGTCGACTTGTTCGGCGCGTTCCTTGGTGTAGCCCAGTGCTGCCGACACCAGGTCGACGCGGCCGCTGGCCAGTTCAGGAATGCGCTGCTCGATCGACAGGCCGCGATGCTCCAGCTTGACGCCCAGCTTGGCGGCGATGGCCTCGCACATGTCGACGTCGAAGCCGACGATCTGACGGGTCTTGGGGTCCTGGAAGCCCAACGGCTCGGTGGTGGTCAGCGTGCCGCACACCAGGGTGCCGCGTGCTTTGACGTCGGCCAGTTGGTCAGCGTGGGCGGAGAACGCGGTGGCGCTCAGGGCGACGGCAAACGCCGGGATCAGGGCAAGGCGGAATTTCATCGGGTCTCCTCGTCGGCTCGTCGGCCGGCCACGTGTCGTGGCGAATGTCGGGGTGGGGTCTATGCGCATGCATTATGAAGCAAGGCCGAGCTTCTCGATAAGTGCAATCGCGCTAAGCTGGTCCGATGTGCGACACCACGGAAACATAGGACATCACATGAGTCATCAAGGCCAGGACCGCAAGATCGACAATATCGAGTTCAACGTCACCGACATTGCGCGCACCAAGGCGTTCTACGGGTCGGTGTTCGGTTGGACGTTCACGGACTTCGGGCCGACCTACACGGAATTCACCGATGGTCGGCTGACGGGCGGTTTCACGACGGGCGAGGAAGTTCGGCCCGGTGGTCCGCTGATCATTCTGTACGCCGATGACCTAGCTGCCACGCAGCAGCGCATCGAAGCTGCCGGGGCGCGCATCGTCAAGCCGGTGTTTTCGTTTCCGGGCGGACGCCGGTTCCACTTTGTGGACCCGGATGGATATGAATTGGCGGTCTGGTCTGCAAATTAAGGCTCGGGTTGCGCCGCGCAGCTTGCGCAGATAGCCATCAGAAAGCGCGTAATGGCGCGTGCTGCCACTGCGCGTGATCCACAGGGTTCGACCCACACAGCGCACACCCTCAGCTTTCCCGCTGCACCAACCTTGCCCGCCGCGTCACAGTCCGTGGCCGCGACAACTGGGTAAGCGGCAGCGCCGTACTGGACTTGATCCGCTGCAGCGCAATGCTGGACTGGATGTTCGACACCCCCGGCAGCCGCGTCAGCGGCTTCAACACCACTTCCGACAGATCCGCCAGGGACGCGGCGACGATCTGCAGCATGTAGTCGGCCCCGCCGCTGATCGAATAGCAATCCAGAATT contains these protein-coding regions:
- a CDS encoding transporter substrate-binding domain-containing protein, whose amino-acid sequence is MKFRLALIPAFAVALSATAFSAHADQLADVKARGTLVCGTLTTTEPLGFQDPKTRQIVGFDVDMCEAIAAKLGVKLEHRGLSIEQRIPELASGRVDLVSAALGYTKERAEQVDFTAAHYQVPMRVLVRKADKLDSFAALAGKRVSAVKTSTPEIYARQVLTKSEVLTYQDGPAAFLAFMQDKVDGFVTSHTAGLRYLAETKGEGVYINDALAWEPSALGVKKGEPAMLGAVNKALEELEASGDIDKLWVKWYGPETRFAFAREKKLTPIATFAK
- a CDS encoding amino acid ABC transporter permease, encoding MEDLLLARPGYFALLLHGLGITAKLFAVSWVAALVVASLLTAIRATSSKIAQGVIALFVEYHRNVPGLVQIFVWYFGVPQLLPRDWQRWINRNDGEFLMAAIALTLYAAAYMSEDLRSGLRSVSSGQSQAARSLGFTYTQTMRFILLPQALRNALPALVNQTLALFKATSLAMMIGVAELMHAVRQMENETYRTFEAFIVASICYLAISYLLIYAGSVASKRVAMSKR
- a CDS encoding VOC family protein, producing the protein MSHQGQDRKIDNIEFNVTDIARTKAFYGSVFGWTFTDFGPTYTEFTDGRLTGGFTTGEEVRPGGPLIILYADDLAATQQRIEAAGARIVKPVFSFPGGRRFHFVDPDGYELAVWSAN